In Cicer arietinum cultivar CDC Frontier isolate Library 1 chromosome 1, Cicar.CDCFrontier_v2.0, whole genome shotgun sequence, one DNA window encodes the following:
- the LOC101515367 gene encoding reticulon-like protein B17 produces MDPPSTPPIPITDEPIHDSLPLITNESPSPSPSLKRSKTRLVDRLETAAEESPEPAGLRRRGKSRATQNIARKARKPRSDVEIREENKDVFGLVEEFGKPRKRKNVGRPKKEKPNLLQSSISSPKIEEENGVDFDRIGQLVNDLVMWKDVSKSTLWFGLGSLCLLSSCFSQGIHFSIVSALSQLAILMLGVSFFTNSICQRKTVEEKCDVKVKEEDVLRLAKWILPALNFAISKARKLFSGEPSMTLKVIPFLLLGSEFGHLITIRRLCAIGFFVSFTVPKLYSCYTSQIDKRAEYLKSLLLETWCACTHKKKVMASILLTFWNLSSVKTRIFTAFMLLVLFRYLKQRVVQQLQDGEAQVGEKEQQKKESVVVETEEKETQLALVVRETNVASYETALTLKS; encoded by the exons ATGGATCCTCCATCAACACCACCAATTCCAATCACTGATGAACCAATCCATGATTCTCTTCCTCTCATAACCAATGAATCTCCATCACCATCCCCTTCTCTCAAAAGATCCAAGACCCGTCTCGTTGACCGTCTTGAAACGGCCGCCGAAGAGTCTCCTGAGCCCGCCGGCTTACGTCGCCGTGGAAAGTCACGAGCCACTCAAAACATCGCTAGAAAGGCGAGGAAGCCACGCTCTGATGTTGAGATTCGAGAAGAGAATAAAGATGTTTTTGGGTTGGTTGAAGAATTTGGAAAACCTAGAAAGAGAAAGAATGTCGGTCGACCCAAGAAAGAAAAACCGAATTTGCTTCAATCTTCAATCTCATCTCCAA agattgaagaagaaaatggaGTTGATTTTGATCGTATTGGGCAGCTGGTGAATGATTTGGTTATGTGGAAAGATGTATCAAAATCAACCCTTTGGTTTGGGTTAGGGTCTCTTTGTCTTTTATCTTCATGTTTTTCTCAAGGAATCCATTTTAG CATTGTCTCAGCTTTGTCACAATTGGCGATTCTCATGTTGGGTGTTTCTTTTTTCACAAATTCAATTTGTCAAAG AAAAACTGTTGAAGAGAAATGTGATGTCAAGGTTAAAGAAGAAGATGTTTTGCGTCTTGCAAAATGGATTCTTCCTGCTTTAAATTTTGCAATTTCCAAGGCTAGAAAGTTGTTCTCAGGAGAACCATCTATGACTCTTAAA GTAATTCCTTTCCTTCTACTAGGATCTGAGTTTGGCCACTTAATTACAATCAGGAGACTCTGTGCCATTG GTTTTTTTGTTAGCTTCACTGTCCCAAAACTTTATTCTTGCTACACTAGTCAGATAGACAAGAGAG CCGAGTATTTGAAATCATTGCTGTTGGAAACATGGTGTGCTTGCACTCACAAGAAGAAAGTGATGGCATCAATACTCTTGACATTCTGGAATCTATCTTCGGTTAAAACACGAATCTTTACAG CTTTTATGTTGCTGGTACTATTCAGATACTTAAAGCAACGTGTGGTGCAGCAGTTACAAGATGGAGAAGCACAAGTAGGTGAGAAGGAACAACAGAAAAAAGAATCTGTGGTGGTGGAAACAGAAGAAAAGGAAACTCAACTGGCATTAGTGGTTAGGGAAACAAATGTAGCATCTTATGAAACAGCTCTTACACTGAAAtcttaa